The following coding sequences lie in one Anolis carolinensis isolate JA03-04 unplaced genomic scaffold, rAnoCar3.1.pri scaffold_11, whole genome shotgun sequence genomic window:
- the islr gene encoding immunoglobulin superfamily containing leucine-rich repeat protein isoform X2 gives MDPLFCFFATLLFVGIQGCPEVCRCKALKKYGRHIADCSYKDLEAVPLGLPSNATTLTLSVNRIPSLGEDAFADVPNLQALWLSYNEIAVISRGTFAFLIHLRAIDLRHNQIVDFPWGDLSNLTALQQLKLSSNRLEKVPWNAFQNLKDLRSLWLDNNHLVVLFEGTFDSMPWLSQLQIHHNPLNCSCKSWWLKKWLENTSVSISEKESITCGTPEHLKGFILGRSLKLDCMMPSVQLIYHSSLGNSVLHDGLTLFLHCSAVGKPPPEIRWTIQTSSQTLAINGPNVEADGRGVKKSGRFLVFKNGSMVIANFNKADEGLYTCQALNDVGSREVSVNVALASSESPDDRLQNDIQASKPKANSCDKEHPRPEGKVVFIYLNPRAPKASSNRGTLWDPWLWVSSFLVSLLYFL, from the coding sequence ATGGACCCGCTGTTTTGCTTCTTTGCCACGCTGCTCTTTGTGGGCATCCAGGGCTGCCCAGAGGTTTGCCGATGCAAGGCTCTGAAGAAGTACGGCCGCCACATCGCCGACTGCTCTTACAAAGACCTCGAGGCCGTTCCTCTGGGCCTGCCCTCCAACGCGACCACGCTCACCTTGTCCGTCAACCGCATTCCCTCCTTGGGCGAAGACGCCTTTGCGGACGTGCCCAACTTGCAGGCTCTTTGGCTGTCCTACAACGAGATCGCTGTCATTTCTAGAGGCACCTTCGCCTTCTTGATACACCTGCGGGCCATCGATCTCAGACACAACCAGATCGTGGACTTCCCTTGGGGAGACCTCTCCAACCTCACagctttgcagcaactgaagctgAGCAGCAACCGCTTGGAGAAGGTCCCTTGGAATGCCTTCCAGAACTTGAAGGACTTGCGGTCCCTTTGGCTTGACAACAACCATCTCGTGGTCCTCTTTGAAGGCACCTTCGACTCCATGCCTTGGTTGTCCCAGTTGCAGATCCACCACAACCCATTGAATTGTTCCTGTAAAAGCTGGTGGTTGAAGAAATGGTTGGAGAACACTTCTGTCTCCATCTCGGAGAAGGAGTCCATTACTTGTGGCACTCCTGAACATCTCAAAGGCTTCATTCTTGGGAGAAGCTTGAAATTGGACTGTATGATGCCTTCGGTCCAATTGATTTACCATTCTAGTTTAGGCAACAGTGTGTTACATGATGGACTCACCCTCTTCTTGCATTGCAGCGCTGTGGGCAAACCACCACCGGAGATCCGGTGGACCATCCAGACATCTTCTCAAACTCTGGCCATCAATGGACCCAATGTAGAAGCAGACGGAAGAGGTGTGAAGAAGAGCGGGCGCTTCTTGGTCTTCAAGAATGGCTCCATGGTCATTGCCAACTTCAACAAGGCGGATGAAGGCCTCTACACCTGCCAGGCATTGAATGACGTTGGGTCTCGGGAGGTGTCCGTCAACGTCGCCTTGGCCAGTTCTGAGAGTCCGGACGATCGGCTCCAGAATGACATCCAAGCCAGCAAGCCCAAAGCCAACTCTTGCGACAAAGAACACCCCAGGCCTGAAGGAAAGGTGGTGTTCATCTACCTGAACCCAAGAGCACCCAAGGCCAGCAGCAATAGAGGGACTCTATGGGACCCATGGCTGTGGGTCAGCTCATTCCTAGTTTCTTTGCTTTACTTTTTGTAG
- the islr gene encoding immunoglobulin superfamily containing leucine-rich repeat protein isoform X1, with amino-acid sequence MFTQFPGRRLFQDKRKTAQKEQNKAMDPLFCFFATLLFVGIQGCPEVCRCKALKKYGRHIADCSYKDLEAVPLGLPSNATTLTLSVNRIPSLGEDAFADVPNLQALWLSYNEIAVISRGTFAFLIHLRAIDLRHNQIVDFPWGDLSNLTALQQLKLSSNRLEKVPWNAFQNLKDLRSLWLDNNHLVVLFEGTFDSMPWLSQLQIHHNPLNCSCKSWWLKKWLENTSVSISEKESITCGTPEHLKGFILGRSLKLDCMMPSVQLIYHSSLGNSVLHDGLTLFLHCSAVGKPPPEIRWTIQTSSQTLAINGPNVEADGRGVKKSGRFLVFKNGSMVIANFNKADEGLYTCQALNDVGSREVSVNVALASSESPDDRLQNDIQASKPKANSCDKEHPRPEGKVVFIYLNPRAPKASSNRGTLWDPWLWVSSFLVSLLYFL; translated from the coding sequence CAAAACAAAGCCATGGACCCGCTGTTTTGCTTCTTTGCCACGCTGCTCTTTGTGGGCATCCAGGGCTGCCCAGAGGTTTGCCGATGCAAGGCTCTGAAGAAGTACGGCCGCCACATCGCCGACTGCTCTTACAAAGACCTCGAGGCCGTTCCTCTGGGCCTGCCCTCCAACGCGACCACGCTCACCTTGTCCGTCAACCGCATTCCCTCCTTGGGCGAAGACGCCTTTGCGGACGTGCCCAACTTGCAGGCTCTTTGGCTGTCCTACAACGAGATCGCTGTCATTTCTAGAGGCACCTTCGCCTTCTTGATACACCTGCGGGCCATCGATCTCAGACACAACCAGATCGTGGACTTCCCTTGGGGAGACCTCTCCAACCTCACagctttgcagcaactgaagctgAGCAGCAACCGCTTGGAGAAGGTCCCTTGGAATGCCTTCCAGAACTTGAAGGACTTGCGGTCCCTTTGGCTTGACAACAACCATCTCGTGGTCCTCTTTGAAGGCACCTTCGACTCCATGCCTTGGTTGTCCCAGTTGCAGATCCACCACAACCCATTGAATTGTTCCTGTAAAAGCTGGTGGTTGAAGAAATGGTTGGAGAACACTTCTGTCTCCATCTCGGAGAAGGAGTCCATTACTTGTGGCACTCCTGAACATCTCAAAGGCTTCATTCTTGGGAGAAGCTTGAAATTGGACTGTATGATGCCTTCGGTCCAATTGATTTACCATTCTAGTTTAGGCAACAGTGTGTTACATGATGGACTCACCCTCTTCTTGCATTGCAGCGCTGTGGGCAAACCACCACCGGAGATCCGGTGGACCATCCAGACATCTTCTCAAACTCTGGCCATCAATGGACCCAATGTAGAAGCAGACGGAAGAGGTGTGAAGAAGAGCGGGCGCTTCTTGGTCTTCAAGAATGGCTCCATGGTCATTGCCAACTTCAACAAGGCGGATGAAGGCCTCTACACCTGCCAGGCATTGAATGACGTTGGGTCTCGGGAGGTGTCCGTCAACGTCGCCTTGGCCAGTTCTGAGAGTCCGGACGATCGGCTCCAGAATGACATCCAAGCCAGCAAGCCCAAAGCCAACTCTTGCGACAAAGAACACCCCAGGCCTGAAGGAAAGGTGGTGTTCATCTACCTGAACCCAAGAGCACCCAAGGCCAGCAGCAATAGAGGGACTCTATGGGACCCATGGCTGTGGGTCAGCTCATTCCTAGTTTCTTTGCTTTACTTTTTGTAG